A genomic region of Methanothermobacter thermautotrophicus str. Delta H contains the following coding sequences:
- the hemA gene encoding glutamyl-tRNA reductase, which translates to MILNIRLDHKTSDVKTMESSHERMEAIVAELESSGTVMEKVPIRTCNRIEYYLSVQEIPPGFEFDGFTVEGDEDALRHILRLASGLESMIIGEDQILGQIKAARVQALREGTCGPVLDMVFTKAVHVGQTVRRKTQINRGSVSIGSAAVDLAESIHGDLKCRKVLAIGAGKMGTLVARALAEKHLSAIMVANRTYERAYQLACELGGDAIHFDRLNRALRDADVVISATGSPHYILTRERVRDAIPPERRSAVVMVDIANPRDIEESVRELGIRLFTIDDLRGVAEENRRRREAEAREAERIVEGELKLLLRSLKHMEVEPLLAEVRGNMESLRRREAERALNKIMNSSDPEGVIEALSRSIVDKIFHDIAISIRQAAERGDEEFLSMCAKLFNCKDLK; encoded by the coding sequence GTGATTCTCAACATAAGGCTGGACCACAAGACATCCGATGTGAAGACCATGGAGTCCTCACATGAGAGGATGGAGGCCATTGTGGCTGAACTTGAGTCCAGTGGAACTGTGATGGAGAAGGTCCCAATAAGGACCTGCAACCGCATCGAATACTACCTTTCAGTCCAGGAGATACCCCCGGGCTTTGAGTTCGATGGATTCACGGTTGAAGGGGATGAGGATGCCCTCAGACATATCCTGAGACTCGCATCCGGTCTTGAATCCATGATAATAGGGGAGGACCAGATACTCGGCCAGATAAAGGCTGCAAGGGTTCAGGCCCTGCGTGAAGGGACCTGCGGCCCGGTCCTGGACATGGTGTTCACCAAGGCAGTCCATGTGGGGCAGACCGTCAGGAGGAAGACCCAGATAAACAGGGGCTCTGTTTCCATAGGGTCAGCAGCGGTTGACCTTGCAGAATCCATACACGGAGATCTGAAGTGCAGGAAGGTCCTTGCCATAGGGGCAGGTAAGATGGGGACCCTCGTTGCAAGGGCACTTGCAGAGAAGCACCTCAGCGCCATAATGGTGGCCAACAGGACCTATGAGAGGGCCTACCAGCTGGCATGTGAACTCGGTGGAGATGCTATACACTTTGACAGGCTCAACAGGGCCCTCAGGGACGCAGACGTTGTTATCAGTGCCACAGGCTCACCCCACTACATTCTGACCCGTGAACGTGTCAGGGACGCAATACCTCCGGAGAGGAGATCCGCTGTGGTCATGGTGGACATAGCCAACCCACGTGACATAGAGGAGTCGGTAAGAGAACTTGGCATCAGACTCTTCACAATCGATGATCTGAGGGGAGTGGCGGAAGAGAACCGGAGAAGGAGGGAGGCAGAGGCGAGGGAGGCTGAAAGAATTGTTGAAGGTGAACTTAAGCTCCTCCTGAGGTCCCTCAAACACATGGAGGTTGAACCCCTCCTTGCAGAGGTGAGGGGCAATATGGAGTCACTCCGCAGGCGCGAGGCAGAAAGGGCCCTCAATAAGATCATGAACTCCTCTGACCCTGAGGGGGTTATTGAGGCCCTCAGCAGGTCCATCGTGGATAAGATATTCCATGATATAGCCATCAGCATCCGGCAGGCGGCTGAGAGGGGCGATGAGGAATTTCTGAGCATGTGCGCAAAGCTCTTTAACTGCAAAGATCTAAAATGA
- a CDS encoding precorrin-2 dehydrogenase/sirohydrochlorin ferrochelatase family protein gives MSLTPIYIDMDGRRVLIVGSGTVGRRRAERFLKAGAEVAVIGTSEIEGTIPAREDDLEYWVEWADLIVAASPDGDLNERVTELAGGKLINRADDPSRGNVVVPATFNIGEVSVSIFTGTKSPLMARYLRERIQEAISPQDLLMIEVQDRARRILMGEAGDHRKRRRILYEISEDPGVREMIEGGDLDGAVERAEIIIRERLGCCR, from the coding sequence ATGTCCCTCACACCCATCTACATAGACATGGATGGTAGAAGGGTCCTCATCGTTGGCTCCGGTACGGTGGGGAGGAGGAGGGCTGAAAGATTCCTTAAAGCAGGAGCAGAGGTCGCGGTTATCGGCACATCAGAAATTGAGGGAACCATTCCTGCCAGGGAGGACGACCTTGAGTACTGGGTGGAGTGGGCCGACCTCATAGTGGCAGCAAGTCCTGACGGAGACCTGAATGAAAGGGTGACTGAACTTGCAGGCGGTAAACTGATAAACAGGGCAGATGATCCCTCAAGGGGTAACGTCGTGGTCCCGGCCACCTTCAACATTGGAGAGGTTTCAGTATCGATCTTCACGGGGACAAAGAGCCCCCTCATGGCAAGGTATCTGAGGGAGAGGATCCAGGAGGCCATCAGCCCCCAGGACCTCCTCATGATCGAGGTCCAGGACAGGGCAAGGAGGATTCTAATGGGTGAGGCCGGTGATCACAGGAAGAGGCGCAGGATACTCTATGAAATTTCAGAGGACCCCGGGGTGAGGGAGATGATTGAAGGGGGAGACCTTGATGGGGCAGTTGAAAGGGCTGAAATCATAATCAGGGAACGGCTGGGGTGTTGCAGGTGA
- a CDS encoding methanogenesis marker 9 domain-containing protein, giving the protein MVWSDAPSHVCRGGDKRALTFCCPPVKPCPIMIALEEAGLTPQDYIEIKESFAKRTRLGEGQGTCFGSLVWCCKPSKPCPLRDMAMKRINMSTEEYMELKKKLSEELVGTSEPDTESVKALADAFDVTPEEAREALEDAGNDLRTAMKILRMKSL; this is encoded by the coding sequence TTGGTATGGAGCGATGCACCATCCCATGTTTGCAGGGGTGGTGATAAGAGGGCACTCACCTTCTGCTGCCCACCGGTTAAACCCTGCCCCATAATGATAGCCCTCGAGGAGGCAGGGCTCACACCCCAGGATTACATTGAAATCAAGGAGTCATTTGCAAAGAGAACAAGGCTCGGGGAGGGCCAGGGGACATGCTTCGGATCCCTGGTATGGTGCTGCAAGCCATCAAAACCATGCCCCCTGAGGGACATGGCAATGAAGAGGATAAACATGAGCACCGAGGAGTACATGGAACTCAAGAAGAAACTCTCCGAGGAACTTGTCGGCACATCAGAACCTGACACAGAGAGCGTGAAGGCCCTGGCAGATGCCTTCGACGTAACTCCCGAGGAGGCCAGGGAGGCCCTTGAGGATGCGGGCAACGACCTCAGGACGGCAATGAAGATACTGAGAATGAAGTCCCTCTGA
- the atwA gene encoding methyl coenzyme M reductase system, component A2 gives MSFIKLENVTKKFKGVEVLRDISVEIDEGKVLGILGRSGAGKSVLINMLRGMKEYRPDSGRVIYNVAICPECLRVEPPSFDGRNCSCGSSFALEEVDFWNCDKKIFAAVRRRIAIMLQRTFALYEDDTVIDNVIKSMPELEYEAALYRALELLEMTQMGHRITHIARDLSGGEKQRVVLARQLAKEPMLFLADEPTGTLDPQTAELIHDALLEGVKDKGITMIITSHWPEVMSDLSDYAIWIEKGEIVEEGDPDTVVARFMEQVPAPEKAKEFEQENPIIKMVDVKKHYYSIDRGVVKAVDGVDLTVYEGEIFGVVGLSGAGKTTLSRIIIGITEPSSGKVCVRLGDEWIDMTEKGPLGRGRVTPYLGILHQEYSLYPHRDVLGNLTEAISLELPDEFAKMRAVYVLKTVGFDDKYAESILNKYPDELSGGERHRVALAQVLIKEPRIIILDEPTGTMDPITRVQVTDSILKAREELNQTFLIISHDMDFVLDVCDRASLMRGGRILKTGDPESIVGDLTPDEKSKMFRE, from the coding sequence ATGTCTTTCATAAAACTGGAAAATGTCACAAAGAAGTTTAAGGGTGTTGAGGTTCTAAGGGATATCAGTGTTGAAATCGATGAGGGCAAGGTTCTGGGTATACTCGGAAGGAGTGGAGCCGGAAAATCAGTTCTCATCAACATGCTCCGTGGTATGAAGGAGTACCGACCAGACAGCGGTCGGGTGATCTACAACGTCGCCATATGTCCTGAATGCCTTCGTGTGGAGCCACCATCCTTTGATGGCAGGAACTGCTCCTGCGGATCAAGCTTTGCACTGGAGGAGGTCGATTTCTGGAACTGTGACAAGAAGATATTCGCCGCTGTGAGGAGAAGGATAGCCATCATGCTGCAGAGGACCTTCGCCCTTTATGAGGATGACACCGTAATCGATAACGTCATAAAGTCAATGCCCGAGCTTGAATATGAGGCAGCCCTCTACCGGGCCCTGGAGCTCCTTGAGATGACTCAGATGGGCCACAGGATAACCCACATTGCAAGGGACCTGAGTGGTGGTGAAAAACAGAGGGTCGTACTCGCAAGACAGCTTGCAAAGGAACCCATGCTCTTCCTGGCAGATGAACCAACAGGTACACTGGACCCCCAGACAGCGGAACTCATACACGACGCACTCCTTGAGGGTGTCAAGGACAAGGGCATCACAATGATCATAACCTCCCACTGGCCAGAGGTCATGAGCGACCTCTCAGACTACGCCATATGGATCGAGAAGGGCGAAATTGTTGAGGAGGGAGACCCGGACACAGTGGTGGCCAGGTTCATGGAACAGGTACCCGCCCCTGAAAAGGCCAAGGAATTCGAGCAGGAAAACCCCATAATAAAGATGGTTGATGTCAAGAAACACTACTACTCCATTGACAGGGGTGTTGTTAAGGCAGTTGATGGGGTTGACCTCACGGTCTATGAGGGCGAGATCTTTGGTGTTGTTGGCCTAAGCGGTGCCGGGAAGACAACCCTATCCAGGATAATAATAGGTATCACAGAGCCCAGCAGCGGGAAGGTCTGTGTGAGGCTCGGTGATGAATGGATTGACATGACCGAGAAGGGACCCCTCGGCCGTGGCCGTGTAACACCCTACCTTGGAATACTGCACCAGGAGTACAGCCTCTACCCCCACAGGGATGTTCTGGGCAACCTCACAGAGGCCATAAGCCTGGAGCTGCCCGATGAATTCGCAAAGATGAGGGCTGTATACGTCCTGAAGACGGTTGGCTTCGACGATAAATACGCCGAGAGCATCCTGAACAAATATCCGGATGAACTTTCAGGTGGTGAGAGGCACAGGGTCGCCCTTGCCCAGGTCCTCATCAAGGAGCCACGCATAATAATACTTGACGAGCCGACAGGTACAATGGACCCCATAACCAGGGTGCAGGTCACAGATTCAATCCTCAAGGCAAGGGAGGAACTGAATCAGACATTCCTCATAATATCCCATGACATGGACTTTGTACTGGATGTATGTGACAGGGCATCCCTCATGAGGGGCGGCAGGATTCTAAAGACAGGTGACCCCGAGTCAATCGTCGGTGACCTCACACCCGATGAGAAGAGTAAGATGTTCAGGGAGTAA
- a CDS encoding MJ0144 family RNA dihydrouridine synthase-like protein, which translates to MAGISDAEFCLKLIPYGFDMVTLGGYNADRETSRAGRLIAQRGRPEFDFDCSELRSIINHEASRIKERFDVMVSVNIRALEPERIVEISSIESVDVVEINAHCRQPEITEIGAGQSMLMDPEFLEDFTAEVTGKARSEVSVKIRGNVPGADTVGVAGVLADLGVDYIHLDAMKPGEDRADLELVSLVSEVKGDSILIGNNSVRDIESARAMLAAGADAVSVARAAISGRLGFNLRELKFNSD; encoded by the coding sequence ATGGCAGGAATAAGTGACGCGGAATTCTGCCTGAAACTTATCCCCTATGGATTCGACATGGTCACCCTTGGAGGCTACAATGCGGATAGAGAGACCTCCAGGGCCGGCAGGCTCATAGCTCAGAGGGGCAGACCTGAATTTGATTTTGACTGTTCTGAACTGAGATCAATCATCAATCATGAGGCCTCAAGGATAAAGGAGAGGTTCGATGTAATGGTCTCAGTGAACATCAGAGCCCTTGAACCTGAAAGAATAGTGGAAATCTCCTCCATTGAGTCTGTTGACGTTGTTGAGATCAATGCACACTGCAGACAGCCGGAGATAACAGAAATAGGGGCAGGCCAGTCAATGCTCATGGATCCTGAATTCCTGGAGGACTTCACAGCGGAGGTTACAGGGAAGGCGAGATCTGAGGTTTCAGTCAAGATACGTGGAAACGTACCTGGAGCTGACACCGTCGGGGTGGCAGGGGTCCTGGCTGACCTGGGGGTCGACTACATCCACCTCGATGCAATGAAACCCGGGGAGGACAGGGCTGACCTGGAACTCGTATCCCTTGTTTCAGAGGTGAAGGGGGACTCCATCCTCATAGGTAACAATTCTGTGAGGGACATTGAATCCGCGAGGGCAATGCTTGCAGCAGGGGCTGATGCTGTGTCGGTTGCAAGGGCGGCAATATCCGGCAGACTCGGTTTCAACCTCAGGGAACTGAAATTTAATTCAGACTAA
- a CDS encoding GTP cyclohydrolase III yields the protein MIQMTLIQIDNYGPWTVTPTPRNEADLQIMQAELYADLQRQFAARQGLVFFTRFDNMLAVTNGMDLEDHRRIQKSIGNRYPITVSMGVGAAETPYDAQRNASRALQSHGGAQSEERKEVLAIDGLVDEGYVQIAHIDINGITETMTDIVPAYDTSFIVNRVQHFLMKKLIKEGALLFFIGGDNFMSPCNGLEPQGLLRIINEIDDEINVALKAGIGKAPTAEKAANLADLALEEIRGGFTYDLVHVMKE from the coding sequence ATGATACAGATGACCTTAATTCAAATAGACAATTATGGGCCATGGACAGTCACACCAACCCCCCGTAATGAGGCGGATCTCCAGATAATGCAGGCAGAGCTCTACGCTGATCTTCAGCGCCAGTTTGCTGCCCGCCAGGGACTGGTGTTCTTCACAAGATTCGATAACATGCTTGCAGTCACCAATGGAATGGACCTTGAGGACCACCGCAGGATACAGAAATCCATAGGCAACAGGTACCCAATAACCGTGAGCATGGGTGTGGGCGCTGCTGAGACACCCTACGATGCTCAGAGGAACGCTTCAAGGGCTCTTCAGAGCCATGGAGGCGCCCAGTCAGAGGAGAGGAAGGAGGTACTTGCCATAGACGGCCTTGTGGATGAGGGCTACGTGCAGATAGCTCACATCGATATCAATGGCATCACAGAGACGATGACCGACATTGTACCTGCCTATGACACATCCTTCATCGTGAACAGGGTTCAGCATTTTCTGATGAAGAAGCTGATAAAGGAGGGCGCCCTCCTCTTCTTCATAGGCGGAGATAACTTCATGTCCCCCTGCAATGGTCTTGAACCTCAGGGGCTCCTGAGGATAATCAATGAGATAGATGATGAGATAAACGTGGCCCTTAAGGCGGGTATAGGAAAGGCCCCGACAGCCGAGAAGGCGGCCAACCTGGCTGACCTTGCCCTTGAGGAAATAAGGGGCGGCTTCACCTATGACCTTGTCCATGTGATGAAGGAATAG
- the cofD gene encoding 2-phospho-L-lactate transferase, with protein MITVLSGGTGTPKLLQGLVRVVDPEEITVIVNTVENGYLSGVYVAPDVDTVLYTLAGIINEETWYGVEGDTFITHETLRELGCPELLRIGDRDRAFKIQKTLLLGEMPLHRAVEIQSRALGVESRVLPMSNEDSDIVIVTDEGDMEFHEFLVERRSEPGVLDVRFSRVKPAPGVLDAIESADMVILGPSNPVTSIGPIINMEGVTDSLRKVNVSAVSPFTGGRPFSGPAGKFMEAKGYDASSLGVAEIYADFLDRLVIDETDSDLKGEIEKLIKEVTITKTNMENIGDKIMLARILLGEIL; from the coding sequence ATGATAACCGTTCTATCAGGGGGTACAGGAACACCCAAGCTCCTGCAGGGGCTCGTCAGGGTAGTTGATCCTGAAGAGATAACAGTTATAGTGAACACAGTTGAGAACGGTTACCTTTCAGGAGTCTATGTGGCTCCCGATGTTGACACGGTTCTCTACACCCTTGCAGGTATCATCAACGAGGAGACCTGGTACGGTGTGGAGGGCGATACCTTCATCACCCATGAGACCCTCAGGGAACTTGGATGCCCTGAACTCCTCAGAATAGGGGACAGGGATCGGGCATTTAAGATACAGAAGACCCTTCTCCTCGGGGAGATGCCCCTTCACCGGGCTGTTGAGATACAGTCCAGGGCACTGGGCGTTGAATCCAGGGTTCTGCCCATGAGTAATGAGGATTCCGACATAGTAATAGTCACCGATGAGGGGGATATGGAGTTCCATGAATTCCTTGTTGAGAGGAGATCCGAGCCTGGGGTCCTTGATGTGAGATTCAGCCGGGTTAAACCCGCCCCCGGCGTACTTGATGCCATTGAATCAGCAGACATGGTTATACTGGGGCCATCAAATCCAGTCACATCCATAGGGCCCATCATAAATATGGAGGGGGTCACTGATTCCCTGAGAAAGGTGAATGTATCTGCTGTATCTCCCTTTACCGGCGGGAGGCCCTTCAGTGGTCCAGCCGGGAAATTCATGGAGGCGAAGGGCTATGATGCCTCAAGTCTTGGGGTTGCAGAGATCTACGCAGATTTTCTTGACAGACTGGTAATCGATGAAACCGATTCTGATCTCAAGGGGGAAATAGAAAAACTAATAAAAGAGGTGACAATAACAAAGACCAACATGGAAAACATAGGGGATAAAATAATGTTGGCCAGAATACTTTTGGGTGAAATATTATGA
- the cofE gene encoding coenzyme F420-0:L-glutamate ligase gives MGISLIGVEGMPLVGAGDDIAYLIISALNEGGEDLLDGDIIVIAETIVSKAEGNIISLEEIKPSPEALDIAERTGKDPSLVEAILGESSEIIRVGHDFIVSETRHGFVCANAGIDESNVDDGLATPLPRDPDGSAEKILRTLQEATGRELAVIISDTQGRPFREGAVGVAVGVAGLSPIWDRKGERDLYGRSLETTRVAVADELAAAASLVMGQADEGVPAVIIRGYPWGHLRSDGGVKPLLRPRELDVFRG, from the coding sequence ATGGGAATAAGTCTAATCGGAGTCGAGGGCATGCCCCTCGTAGGGGCTGGTGATGACATTGCATACCTCATCATCAGTGCCCTCAATGAAGGGGGAGAGGACCTCCTTGATGGTGACATAATCGTGATCGCCGAAACCATCGTTTCTAAGGCAGAGGGCAACATAATATCCCTTGAAGAAATTAAACCATCCCCAGAGGCTCTGGATATCGCAGAAAGGACTGGTAAGGATCCTTCGCTAGTTGAGGCGATCCTTGGGGAGTCCAGTGAAATAATAAGGGTTGGCCATGACTTCATAGTCTCCGAAACCCGCCACGGTTTTGTATGTGCAAATGCAGGTATCGACGAGTCCAACGTTGACGATGGCCTGGCAACACCCCTCCCCCGTGACCCCGATGGAAGTGCAGAGAAGATACTGCGGACGTTGCAGGAGGCCACCGGAAGGGAACTTGCCGTTATAATATCGGACACCCAGGGAAGGCCCTTCAGGGAGGGGGCCGTGGGTGTTGCTGTGGGTGTTGCCGGTCTTTCACCCATCTGGGACCGTAAGGGTGAGAGGGACCTCTATGGGAGGAGTCTTGAGACCACCAGGGTTGCAGTCGCAGATGAACTTGCAGCTGCAGCATCCCTGGTAATGGGCCAGGCAGATGAGGGAGTACCCGCCGTCATTATCAGGGGTTACCCCTGGGGACACCTCAGATCAGATGGGGGCGTGAAACCACTCTTAAGACCAAGGGAACTGGACGTATTCAGGGGCTAA
- the purO gene encoding IMP cyclohydrolase, whose product MYLGRILAVGRNSNGSFVAYRVSSRSFPNRTTSIQEERVAVVPVEGHERDVFRNPYIAYNCIRIVGDTAVVSNGSHTDTIADKVALGMNLRDAIGLSLLAMDYEKDELNTPRIAAAINGSEAFIGIVTADGLMVSRVPEETPVYISTYEQTEPAATEFKAGSPEEAAEFILKGGEFAAFTHPVTAAAAFNDGEGWNLATREM is encoded by the coding sequence TTGTATCTTGGAAGAATACTTGCAGTCGGAAGAAACAGTAATGGGTCCTTTGTAGCATACAGGGTTTCAAGCAGATCATTCCCCAACAGGACGACGAGCATCCAGGAGGAGAGGGTGGCAGTTGTCCCGGTGGAGGGACATGAAAGGGATGTCTTCAGGAACCCGTACATAGCATATAACTGCATCAGGATAGTTGGTGACACTGCGGTTGTATCCAACGGGTCCCATACAGACACCATCGCAGATAAGGTGGCCCTCGGCATGAACCTCAGGGACGCCATCGGCCTTTCACTCCTTGCAATGGACTATGAGAAGGATGAACTCAACACCCCCCGAATAGCAGCGGCCATCAACGGCTCAGAAGCCTTCATAGGTATAGTGACTGCAGACGGGCTGATGGTCAGCAGGGTCCCGGAGGAGACACCAGTGTACATCTCCACCTATGAGCAGACAGAGCCAGCAGCCACAGAATTCAAGGCAGGAAGTCCGGAGGAGGCAGCGGAGTTCATACTTAAAGGGGGCGAATTTGCAGCCTTCACACACCCGGTCACAGCAGCAGCCGCATTCAACGATGGTGAGGGCTGGAATCTGGCGACAAGAGAAATGTAA
- a CDS encoding ExbD/TolR family protein, protein MALDTERYRNKIHGKPRFNMVPFIDILFTILIFLVVTATFSGGGTGEASGKPEISENTGPSEYYLIPVAGLRRVTVNGIDMSDRIRNGAVAVHTRVIDEGEIIIRPKEGAIIITTPPDLPVERAVRTPS, encoded by the coding sequence ATGGCTCTTGACACAGAAAGGTACAGGAACAAGATCCACGGTAAGCCCAGATTCAACATGGTCCCATTCATTGATATACTCTTCACGATACTGATCTTCCTTGTTGTGACAGCAACATTCTCTGGAGGCGGAACTGGAGAGGCCTCTGGAAAACCTGAGATAAGTGAAAACACAGGACCCTCAGAGTACTACCTCATCCCGGTGGCAGGCCTCCGGAGGGTCACCGTGAACGGCATTGACATGTCCGACCGCATAAGGAACGGTGCGGTGGCTGTTCACACAAGGGTCATAGATGAGGGTGAAATAATAATAAGGCCAAAGGAGGGGGCCATAATCATAACCACACCTCCGGACCTTCCAGTAGAAAGGGCTGTGAGGACTCCCTCATAG
- a CDS encoding MotA/TolQ/ExbB proton channel family protein → MFLDPVINFFGTVLEMFRSGGVITYLIAAIGIYGFITALEKIHYLRKISRVSTPQIIGAVNESMEKGGALEALREIGQYQNPVSKIISEALKIGYRNRSEVEDAMERVFIVEMSNMTRGLGTLRTIIEVAPMLGLIGTVIGIWYTFRALGVNADPAAMAEGIYVALITTILGLAVAIILMPLYSYITGRIDDEIDKIELIKKMTNWGYAVMRISVEGNVDDVVKALMESDGVVSVRVVDEPDANVVVAFKPSMLEKSINNIIIERCGKSAEIIESKLRQ, encoded by the coding sequence ATGTTTCTCGATCCAGTTATCAACTTCTTTGGCACGGTACTTGAGATGTTCCGCAGCGGTGGTGTTATCACCTACCTCATAGCAGCAATCGGAATCTATGGATTCATCACAGCACTTGAGAAGATACACTACCTGAGGAAAATTTCACGTGTAAGTACGCCCCAGATAATAGGGGCCGTCAATGAGTCCATGGAGAAGGGAGGGGCCCTGGAGGCCCTCAGAGAGATAGGTCAGTACCAGAACCCGGTATCAAAGATAATATCAGAGGCCCTCAAGATAGGGTACCGGAACCGTTCAGAGGTGGAGGACGCCATGGAGCGAGTGTTCATCGTGGAGATGAGTAACATGACCCGGGGCCTCGGCACCCTGAGGACCATCATAGAGGTGGCCCCGATGCTGGGTCTGATAGGGACTGTTATAGGGATCTGGTACACCTTCAGGGCCCTTGGGGTTAACGCTGACCCTGCTGCAATGGCTGAGGGGATCTATGTGGCCCTGATAACAACCATCCTTGGACTTGCCGTCGCCATCATCCTGATGCCACTCTACTCCTACATAACAGGAAGAATCGATGATGAGATTGACAAGATTGAACTCATAAAGAAGATGACCAACTGGGGCTACGCCGTTATGAGGATAAGTGTTGAGGGGAATGTGGACGACGTTGTGAAGGCACTCATGGAATCTGATGGTGTGGTGAGTGTCCGGGTTGTTGATGAACCCGACGCCAACGTGGTTGTGGCGTTCAAGCCAAGCATGCTTGAGAAGAGCATAAACAATATTATAATTGAAAGGTGCGGTAAGAGTGCCGAGATCATTGAGAGTAAACTGAGACAGTGA
- the rnhB gene encoding ribonuclease HII yields MKVLGIDEAGRGPVIGPLVVAGVMIPERKFSILRKMGVKDSKKLTPERRRFLARKIRRIARVFTVKISASDIDRMRERGFNLNEIEKIAIKRIIPEAQPDRVIIDSVDVKPERLEEEIRSHFGEIEVTAEHGADTRYYPVAAASIIAKVERDLEIESIQKKNRKLGDIGSGYPSDPRTREFLESFTYDELPDFVRRSWATVQKKKQ; encoded by the coding sequence ATGAAGGTTCTTGGTATTGATGAGGCCGGGAGGGGACCGGTGATAGGCCCCCTGGTTGTGGCGGGTGTGATGATCCCTGAGAGGAAGTTCTCCATACTCCGCAAGATGGGTGTGAAGGACTCCAAGAAGCTCACACCCGAGAGGAGACGGTTCCTTGCAAGGAAGATAAGAAGAATCGCCAGGGTATTCACGGTTAAGATCTCGGCCTCTGACATTGACAGAATGCGTGAAAGGGGCTTCAACCTGAATGAGATAGAGAAGATAGCCATAAAGAGGATAATACCAGAGGCCCAGCCAGACCGTGTGATCATTGACTCGGTGGATGTTAAGCCAGAGAGGCTTGAGGAGGAGATCAGGTCACACTTCGGGGAAATTGAGGTCACTGCAGAGCACGGTGCAGATACAAGGTACTACCCTGTGGCCGCAGCATCCATAATAGCCAAGGTTGAAAGGGACCTTGAAATAGAGAGCATACAGAAGAAGAACAGGAAACTCGGGGATATTGGGTCCGGTTACCCCTCTGACCCACGTACCCGGGAATTTCTTGAATCATTCACCTATGATGAACTGCCAGACTTTGTCAGGAGGTCATGGGCAACCGTTCAGAAGAAGAAGCAGTGA